The following DNA comes from Massilia sp. KIM.
GGGTGGAGCAGTCTGGCAGCTCGTCGGGCTCATAACCCGAAGGTCACAGGTTCAAATCCTGTCCCCGCAACCAGAATTCGAAGGCCGTTGATTCGCAAGAATCAGCGGCCTTTTCCGTTTTGCGCCCCTCGCGGCTCGATCCAGCGCAAACCTGCTGCGTTCGGCTGAAATTCCCTCCCGCGCGCCCTGTCAAACCGTGCAAAGGCCGGTCCCGCGCCGGCGTGTACGCAAGGGGCAATCCATGATCGATGTCGACGATATCAACGAGGCCTGGGGCTGGGTGGGCCTGACGGCGGTCGAGGTTCTCGGCGCCAACGCCTTCGGCAACCTCATCATCCGCGACGAAGACGACCATTACTGGCGCCTGCGGCCACAAGACCTGTGCTGCGAACCCGTGGCCAGCAGCCGGGCCGCGCTGGACGCGCTGGCCTACAACCAGGATTTCCTCAACGACTGGTACATGCCGGAAGCCGTGCGCCTGGCCGAGGCCGCGCTCGGTCCGCTGCCCGACGGGCGCAAGTACTGCCTCAAGATTCCCAGCGCCCTCGGCGGGCACTACGGGCGCGACAACCTGGCGACGGTGCCGCTGGCCGAACTGATTCGTTTCTCGGGAGAGGGCGCCCAGCAATTCGACGGCTTGCCGCGATGGAATTGAATGAGCCGGGAGGGCGAGTCGAGCGTCATCATGCCGCGTGGCCGGTTCAGCCGGGCCCGGTTAAGCCGGACCCGGTTCAGGCGCAAATGGTTCAGCCGGAACTGGTTAAGCCGGAACTGGCTAAGCCGGACCTGGTTGATCCGGAACTGGTTAAGCCTGAACTGGTTAAGCCTGAACTGGTTCAGCCGGAGCTGTTATGCCGGAACTGATTCAGCCGGCTTGCTCCGACAGGCTGGCCCAGAGATAGGCTGCGGCCATGGTGCGGTGCGGCTTGTAGCGTTCCAGCATCCGCTCGGCCTGGGCGATGTCGGGACGCGTCTCGCCGCCGGCCAGCTTGTGCAGGGCGCTGCGCACCGCCACGTCGCCGTGCAGCGAACAGTCCGCATAGGCATAGCCGCGCAGCAGGGCGTAGTTGACGGTCCAGGGGCCGATGCCCTTGATGGCCAGCAATTCGCGGCTGACCTCCTGCGGATCCCGCTCGCGGTCGAGCGAGAGTTCGCCCTCGTGCACGAGCCGGGCCAGGCGCAGCAGGGTTTCCGCCTTTGCGCCGGAGAATTTACGGCTGGTTAGCTCCTCGAGCTCCAGCCGCGCCACGTCGGCCGCTTCCGGGTAGCACCACAGGCCGCTCGAATGGGGGTGGCCGGCCAGCTGGATGAGGGTGCGGCGCAGGGAGATGGCGAAACTCAGGTTGATCTGCTGGCCGATGATGGCCCAGGTCAGGGCCTCGAATACGGTGGCCGACTGCACGATGCGCAGGCCGGGCTGGCGCGCCAGCAGCGGGCCGAGCATCGGGTCCTCGCGCGCCGCATCGGCGAAGGCGGCGGGGTCGATGCGCAGCCCCAGCATATTGAGCAGGGCCTCTTCGGCGGCGGCGCGCAGCCTGGCCGTCAGCTTGCCGTCGGCGGCGATGCGGCAGCGGGCGGCGTCCTGGGCGAAGCCGATCTCCAGCAGCACCGGCGTCCCCTCCAGCAGGATGCCCTTGCGCAGGCCGTCCGCGCCCACCTGTTCGGCCAGGCCTTCGGCGTCGCGCCCGTGGAAGGCAAGCACGTCGCGCAGGCGGTAGCCGGCCGGCAGCGGGATCGTCAGGCTGACGGCCATCACTTGCCGCGCGCGGCGGCGGCGGGCGCGCGCAGGAAGGAGGGCGTGAAGCCGGTCACCAGGGCCGTGCCCAGCAGCACGATGGCCGAGCCGAGCAGGGTGTGCCAGCCCACCACCTCGTGCAGGAAGATCGCACCCCAGAGGATGCCGAACACCGGGTTCAGGAAGGTGACGGTGAGGGCCGAGGTGGTGCCGACTTCCTCGATCAGTTTGAAGTAGAGGATGTAGGCGATGCCGCTGCACAGGATGCCCAGGGCCAGCACGGCGGCCATGATTCCCGGCGTGGCCTGGCCCGGTTGCGGGAAGAAGGGCAGGGCGGGCAGCACCCAGAGCGCCGCCGCCCACATCGAGCCGTGGGCGTTGGCGAAGGGCGGCACCGCCTTGGCCGACTTGGCGTACTGGCTGGCCACGCTGTAGCACAAGGCGGCGGCCAGGGCTGCGGCCACCGCCACGCCGGCGCCCGGGAGATCCGAGGTATGGTCGAAGCCGACCAGCAAGGCCACGCCCAGCGTGCCCAGCAGCAGGCCGAGGGCGCTGCGGCCACTCACCGGCTGGCGCGCCCAGACGAAGGCGACCAGGGCGCCGAACATGGGCGCGGTGGCGTTCAGCACCGACAGCACCGAGGCCGACAGGGTGCGCGCGGCGAAGGCGAACAGCAGGAAGGGCAGGGCCGAGTTCATCAGGCCGAGGATCAGGTAATGCTTCCAATGCGTGCGCAGGTCGAGCGGCGCGGTGGAGGCGCGGCCCCGCAGGAACCAGGCCACGGCGGCCAGGAACAGGGCGGCGAACAGCACCCGGTACTCGATCAGCACGGCCGGGCCCAGCACCGGCGCGGCGATGCGCATGAAGAGGAAGGAACCGCCCCAGATGGCGGCGAGCGCCACCAGGCGCAGCATGTTGACGGTATTCATCGTGGTATCAGGTCGGACCCGCTCGGAGTCCCGTCATGGTGGCTGCGCGGCAAGCCGCGCGCCACCCGGTTCTTGCTCTCGAATTCAGGCGGCGCGGGCGCAGACCTCGGTGGAGGCGGCCTCGATGGCGGCCGCATGCGGCACCAGCATCGCCGTCGGGACGCCGTTCTTCACCGCCGTCATCTCGGCCATGATCGAGATCGCGATCTCGGAAGGCGTCTTGCTGCCGATGTAGAGGCCGATCGGACCGTGCAGGCGCGCCAGCTGTTCCTCATTCAGGTCGAACAGCTTGAGGCGTTCGCGGCGCTTCTGGTTGTTCAGGCGCGAGCCGATCGCACCGACGTAGAAGGCCTCCGACTTGAGCGCTTCCATCAGGGCCAGGTCGTCGAGCTTGGGATCGTGGGTGAGGGCCACGACGGCGCTGCGCGCGTCCAGCCTGGCTTCGATCACCAGGTCGTCGGGCATGGCGTGGACCAGCTCGACCCCGGGGATATTCCAGCCGCTGCGGTATTCCTCGCGCGGGTCGCACACGGTGACGCGGTAGTCCATGCCGGCCGCTACCTGGGCCAGGAAGCGCGACAACGGGCCGGCGCCGATGATGTAGAGGCGCCAGCGCGGGCCGTGGATGGTGCGCAGCACGCGGCCCTCGACCCGCTGCACGGCGCTGGCGGCGGCGCGTTCCAAGGATACGGCGCCGCTGTCCAGGTCGACGCCGCGCTCGACCAGTTCACCGGCGGCCAGGCGCGCCAGCAGTTCATCGATGCGGCTGGCGGGGGAGAGCGGCTCGATGGCCAGCTCGATGGTGCCGCCGCAGGGCAGGCCGAAGCGGTGGGCCTCGTCGGCGCTGATGCCGTAGCTGACGATCTCGGGGCGGGACAGTTCGATGCCGTTGCGGCGCACCTTGTCGATCAGGTCGTCCTCGATGCAGCCGCCGGAGACCGAACCGACCACCTGGCCGTCCTCGCAGACGGCGAGGGTGGCGCCGATGGGGCGCGGGCTCGAACCCCAGGTCTTGATCACCGTGACCAGCTGGCAGCGGCGCCCTGAGGCCAGCCAGGCGGCGGAAGTCTTCAGTACTTCGAGGTCGATACTGTCCATGGGCGGGAGGCTGCTTGAGCAGCGTCAAAGGTTGCGATGGACAATGATACAAAAAAAGAAGGGGGAGTGTTGGGGATGGGCGATGTGGGGGGAAGTGGCGATGCGGTATGCGTAGAAACTTGGGTCCCCGCCAAGGGGGCCGCCGAGGCCGGGGACGACGTGCTGAAGGTAGTGGTATAGATTGATTCTTGCCACTAGCCCTAAAACGTCGTCCCCGCGGAGGCGGGGACCCAAGTTTGCGCGCTAAACGTTAGCGCAAGCTAGCGCCACCCACCTCAAGGCACCAAGGGCTTATTCCCCGACCGCTTCGTCCGAATCTCGGCCAGCGCCTTGTCCACCGCCGCGCTGCGCGCCGCCAGACCCGGATGGTTCGCCGTGTAGCCATTGAGCACAGTGGCCGGATAGGTCGAAGCCAGCCGCTTCCAGAACCCGTTCACGCCCTCGATGCGGTAATCCGCGCGCGCCAGCAGGTACATGGCCAGCCGGTCCGCCGCCGCATCGGCCTCGCCCGGCATCGCCTTGATCCCGCCGCTGCCGATCAGCATCGAGGTGTCCGGCGTGATGCGCATCAGGTTGTCGACGATGCTGGCGATGGTCGCCGCGTTGCGTTGCGAGGCCGCGTGGCCCAGCATGTTGTGCGCCATGGTGCGCGCCAGCACGTAGGCCAGCTCGTCGTCGTTCTGGGTGAAGTTCATCATGCCGCGCGTGACCATCACGCGCTGGCCGTCGGCGTAGGCGTTGACGTTGTCCGCGTTGCCCAGCTCGATGGCGAAGGCGCAGGCGCGGGTCACCGGGATGTTCAGGTCGCGGTTGCTGCCGTTGCGCTCGATGGTGAGGGGCAGGGTGGCCTGCTTGGCCATGATCGGACCGAACACCGCGCCCGCCTGGGACAGCGCGCTCGGGCCTTCGGGCAGGGGCTTGCCGCCCGCCGCCACCAGGCCGTCGCCCTGGCGCAGGCCGGCCTTGGCGGCGCCGCTGCCGGCCAGCACATTGGTCACCTGCAGGCGCTCGCCCATGCCGAACACCACGTGCGCGGCTTCGTTGTAGGTGCCCGGATAGGCATAGCGGTTCTTGGCGGTGAAACCGAGCAGGTTGCGGGCGTGCCTGGTGCACAGCTCCGCGTTGTCGATCAGGAGGGGAGCCGCGACCCGGTACAGGCGATCCTGCAGGGTGGCCATCTTGGTGAGGGTGTCGGCCGCCGCCGCCATCTGCGGGGTCAGCTCGGGCTTGCCGGGCTCGGGCGCCAGGACGCCCGGCTGGGAAGGATACTGGGTGGGGCCCGGCGTGGAGCAGGCGGACAGGAAAGCGGCGGTAGCAAGGGCCAGCGCGACCGGGCGCGTGAGCGCAGGCAGGCGATGGATGCGGATCATGGTACTCCTCGTGTCTTGTTATTGTTTGCCGGTGCTCCCAAACCCGTTGGCGCCCCGGTCGCTCGATGCGAACTCCTCCACCACGTTGAAACCCACCTGCAGCACGGGCACCACCACGAGCTGCGCGAGGCGGTCCATCGGCTGCAGCGTAAAGACGCTGTGGCTGCGGTTCCAGGTCGAGACCATCAGCTGGCCCTGGTAGTCGGAGTCGATTAAGCCTACCAGATTGCCGAGAACGATGCCGTTCTTATGGCCGAGCCCGCTGCGCGGCAGGATCATGGCGGCGTAGCCCGGGTCGCCGATGTGGATCGCCAGGCCGGTCGGCACCAGCACGGTCTGCCCGGGCTCGATGACCAGGGGCGCGTCGATGCAGGCGCGCAGGTCGAGGCCGGCGCTGCCGGGGGTGCCGTAGGCCGGCAGGAGTTCGCGCATGCGCGAATCGAGGATCTTGAGGTCGATGGTCTTCATCTTGCTAAGGTTCAGGTCAGGAGGGAGCGCCGTTCGAGCCGCTTGGCGATCTCGGACACGAGCTGGCGCGCGAGCGTGAGCTTGTCCGCGCGTTCAAGCACCGTGTGGCCGCTCTCGTCGAACAGGATGATGGTGTTCTCGTCCTGTCCGAAGGTCTGTGGGCCTATATTACCCACCAATAAAGGAATGCCTTTGCGCTCGCGCTTGGCCGCGCCGTATTCCATCAGATTTTCCGATTCCGCCGCGAAGCCCACGCAATACGGCCAGCCCGAGAGCGAGGTGGTGGAGGCCACCGAGGCCAGGATGTCGGCGTTCTGGACAAATTCGAGCTGGGGCGGGGCGCCGTCGGCGGCCTTCTTGAGCTTGTGGTCGCTGGCATTGGCCACGCGCCAGTCGGCCACCGCCGCCACGCCGACGAAGACGTGCTGGCCGGAGACGTTGGCCATCACCGCGTCGTGCATCTGCTGGGCGGTGAGCACGTCGATGCGGCGCACGCCATGCGGCGTGGCCAGCGAGGTCGGACCGGACACCAGGGTGACCTCGGCGCCGGCCTCGCGCGCGGCGCGCGCCACCGCATAGCCCATCTTGCCCGAGGACAGATTGGTGATCCCGCGCACCGGGTCGATCGGCTCGAAGGTCGGGCCGGCCGTGATCAGGACGCGGCGCCCGGCCAGCACCTTGTGCTGGAAGGAGGCGATCAGTTCCTCGACCAGTTCCGCCGGCTCCAGCATGCGGCCGTAGCCGGTCTCGCCGCAGGCCTGGGAGCCGACGGCGGGGCCGAGCAGGTGCACGCCGTCGGCGCGCAGCTGGGCCACGTTGCGCTGGGTGGCCGGGTTGTCCCACATCTCGACGTTCATGGCCGGGGCCACCAGCAGGGGCACCCGGCTCGGACGCGCCACGCACAGGGTCGAGAGCAGGTCGTCGCAGGCGCCGTGGGCCAGCTTGCGGATGAAGTCGGCCGAGCAGGGCGAGACCAGCACCGCGTCGGCGCCCCGGGTCAGGTCGATGTGGGCCATGTTGTTGGCCACCCGCGGGTCCCACTGGTCGGTGTAGACGGTGTTGCCGGACAGGGCCTGCATCGTGACCGCGCCGATGAAATGGGTCGCGGCCTCGGTCATCACGACCTGCACGCTGGCGCCCTGCTTGACCAGGGCGCGGCACAGTTCCGCCGACTTGTAGCAGGCCACGCCGCCGGTCAGGCCGAGGACGATCTTCTTGCCCTTGAGGTCCATGTTCGTGCCTCCGAAATCAGGACTTGTTCACGCGCCGCAGCTCATCGACGATGAACAGGAAGGCGCCCACCGAGATGCCGATGTCGGCGATGTTAAAGGCGGGGAAGTGTCCCACGCCCTTCCAGTAGAAATCGAGGAAGTCGATCACGTGGCCATAGGCCAGGCGGTCGATCACGTTGCCGATGGCGCCGCCCATGATGAGCGCCAGCGAGAAGCAGAACAGGCGCTGGCCCGGATGGCGCTTGAGCAGGTAGAGGATGTAGGCCACGGCGGCCACCGCGATGCCGGTGAACAGGTAGCGCTGCCAGCCGCCGGCGTCGCCCAGGAAGCTGAAGGCCGCGCCCGGGTTGTAGACCAGGATCAGGTTGAAGAAGCTGGTGATCGGCAGCGTCTCGCCGTAGGAGAAGGTGCGCTCGACCGTGATCTTGGTGACCTGGTCGAGCAGGACCAGGATCAGGGCCAGGCCGAGCCAGGGCAGCATGCCGCCGCCCGACTTGGAAGCCGCCTTGGTGACGCCGGAAATTGCAGGTTTCTTTTTGGTTGCCATGGTAAAGGTCAGGAAGCCCGCCGCCGCCCGCTGGTGGCGGGTAGCGGCGGTGGTGCCGGGCGCGCCGATACAGGCCGCGCCCGGGGCTTAGGCGTAGCGGCGCGCTTCGCCGCCGCCGAACAGGTTGCTGGTGCAGCGGCCGCACAGGCCCGGATGCGCGTGGTCGTGGCCGACGTCGCGGCGGTAGTGCCAGCAGCGCTCGCACTTCTGCGCCTCCGACGGGCTCACCAGCACGGCTTCCTCGGCTTCGCCCGCCACCTGCTCGACCCTGGCCTGGGAGGTGATGAAGACGAACTTCAGGTCGTCGTCCAGGCTGGAGAGCAGGCGGTACTTCTCGCCTGCGGCCTTGATGGTGAGTTCGGCCTGCAGCGAGGAGCCGATCGCGCCCGAGGCGCGCACTTCTTCCAGCTGCTTGGTGACCTCGGTGCGCACTTCGCGCAGGGCGGCGTACTTGGCCAGCAGGGCTTCGCCGTCCGGCAGAGCCGGGAAGGTCCACAGGGTCTGGGTGAAGATGGTCTCGTCGGACTCGCGGTAGGCCTGCTCGCCCGCGAACACGGCCCAGGCTTCCTCGGCGGTGAAGGACAGGATCGGGGCCATCACGCGCAGCAGAGCATGGGCGATGTGCCACAGCGCGGTCTGGGCCGAGCGGCGCGCGTGCGAGGTGACGCCGGTGGTGTACAGGCGGTCCTTCAGGATGTCGAGGTAGAAGCCGCCCAGGTCTTCCGAGCAGTAGTTTTGCAGGCGCGCGACCACCGGGTGGAACTCGTAGCGCTCGAAGCTGGCGGCCACCTCGGCCTGCATCTGGGCCATCGCGGCGATCGCGTAGCGGTCGATCTCGAGCAGCTCGCTCACCGGCACCGCGTCCTTGGCCGGGTCGAAGTCCGAAGTGTTGGCCAGCAGGAAGCGCAGGGTGTTGCGGATACGGCGGTAGGACTCGGTGACGCGCTTGAGGATCTCGTCGCCGATCGACAGCTCGCCGGTGTAGTCGGTCGAGGCCACCCACAGGCGCAGGATGTCGGCGCCGAGGGTGTCGGAGATCTTTTGCGGCGCCAGCGTGTTGCCGAGCGACTTGGACATCTTCTTGCCCTGTTCGTCGACCGTGAAGCCGTGGGTCAGCAGCGCCTTGTAGGGCGGGCGGCCGTTGAGCATCGAGGAGGTCAGCAGCGAAGAGTGGAACCAGCCGCGGTGCTGGTCCGAGCCTTCCAGGTAGAGGTCGGCCGGGAAGTGCGACTGTTCCTTGTGCGAGCCGCGCAGCACGGTCTGGTGGGTGGTGCCCGAGTCGAACCAGACGTCCAGGGTGTCCTTGTTCTTCTCGTAGTGGGCGGCGTCCTCGCCCAGCAGGGTGGCCGGGTCGAGCTTCTGCCAGGCGTCGATGCCTTCCTTCTCGATCAGCTGGGCGACCTGCTCGAGCAGCTCGCCGGTACGCGGATGCAGCTCGCCGGTCTCCTTGTGGACGAAGAAGGCCATGGGCACGCCCCACTGGCGCTGGCGCGACAGGGTCCAGTCCGGACGGTTGGCGATCATGCCGTGCAGGCGCGCCTGGCCCCACTCGGGGAAGAAGCGGGTCTGCTCGATGCCGGCCAGCGCGGTCTGGCGCAGGGTCGGGCCGCCGTCCTTGGGCGTCACGTCCATGCCGGCGAACCACTGGCTGGTGGCGCGGTAGACGATCGGGGTCTTGTGGCGCCAGCAGTGCATGTAGCTGTGCTCGAACATCTTGAGCTCGAACAGGGCGCCGGCGCCGCGCAGGGCGTCGCAGATCGGCTTGGAGGCTTCCCAGATGTTCATGCCGCCGAACAGTGGGAGGGTCAAGGCGAAGCGGCCGTCGCCCATCACCGGCTTGAGGATCTCGTCGTCCTTCATGCCGTGGGCCTTGCAGGACTGGAAGTCTTCGAGGCCGTAGGCCGGGGCCGAGTGCACCACGCCAGTGCCGCTCTCGGTGGTGACGTAGTCCGCCAGGTAGACCGGCGAGCTGCGGTCGTAGAAGGCGTCCTGGGCGTGCAGCGGGTGCTTGAAGCGCAGGCCGCCCAGCTTGTCGCCGAGGGTGGTGGCGATCACCTGGCCGTCGAGCTTGTAGCGCTGCAGGCAGGATTCGACCAGGTCCTGCGCCAGGATCAGCAGCAGGGGCTGGCCATCGCGCTCGGCCTGGACCAGGGCGTAGCTGACCTCGGGGTTGACGTTCAGGGCCTGGTTCGAGGGGATGGTCCACGGGGTGGTGGTCCAGATCACGATGAAGCCGGTGTCGGTCGGGAGCTGGGCCAGGCCGAAGGCCGCGGCCACCTTGGCCGGCTCGGCGAAGGGGAAGCCGACGTCGATCGCCGGGTCGCGCTTGTCCTGGTACTCGACTTCCGCTTCGGCCAGGGCCGAGCCGCAGTCGAAGCACCAGTTGACCGGCTTGAGGCCACGGTAGACGTAGCCCTTGTCCAGCATCTTGCCGAGCGCGCGCAGCTCGTCGGCCTCGTTACTGTAGGCCATGGTCAGGTAGGGATTGTCCCACTCGCCCAGCACGCCCAGGCGGATGAAGCCGGCGCGCTGGCGGTCGATCTGCTCGAGCGCGTAGGCGCGGGCCTTCTGCAGCACCTCGGCGGTCGGCAGGTTCTTGCCGTACTGTTTTTCGATCTGGATCTCGATCGGCATGCCGTGGCAGTCCCAACCCGGCACATAGGGCGCGTCGAAGCCGGCGATGGTGCGCGACTTCACCACCATGTCCTTCAGGATCTTGTTGACGGCGTGGCCCAGGTGGATGTCGCCGTTGGCGTAGGGCGGACCGTCGTGCAGCACGAAGCGCGGACGGCCGGCGGCCGCCTTACGGATGCGCTGGTAGATCTTCTTTTCCTGCCACTGCTTGACCCAGCCCGGTTCGCGCTTGGCGAGGTCGCCGCGCATCGGGAAGGGGGTGTCGGTCATATTGACCGGGTACTTGCTCTCAGGCTTCTTGGCGCCCGCTTTCGGGCCGCCCTGCGATTGTTTAGAGTCGGACATAAGGTTCTTCTGGTAAGGATGCTGTTCAGGGTGCGCCCAGGACCTGGCCGGGGCGCGGATGCGCGCGGCGCATCAAATTCGGTCGGTCGCGGTGGAGGCGCCGTTGCGGTGGGCAAAGAAGGCGCGGGCCTGGGCCGCGTCGCGGTCGATCGCGGCGGTGAGGGTGGCCAGGTCCTCGTATTTCTCCTCGTCGC
Coding sequences within:
- a CDS encoding T6SS immunity protein Tdi1 domain-containing protein, with the translated sequence MIDVDDINEAWGWVGLTAVEVLGANAFGNLIIRDEDDHYWRLRPQDLCCEPVASSRAALDALAYNQDFLNDWYMPEAVRLAEAALGPLPDGRKYCLKIPSALGGHYGRDNLATVPLAELIRFSGEGAQQFDGLPRWN
- a CDS encoding DNA-3-methyladenine glycosylase, whose protein sequence is MAVSLTIPLPAGYRLRDVLAFHGRDAEGLAEQVGADGLRKGILLEGTPVLLEIGFAQDAARCRIAADGKLTARLRAAAEEALLNMLGLRIDPAAFADAAREDPMLGPLLARQPGLRIVQSATVFEALTWAIIGQQINLSFAISLRRTLIQLAGHPHSSGLWCYPEAADVARLELEELTSRKFSGAKAETLLRLARLVHEGELSLDRERDPQEVSRELLAIKGIGPWTVNYALLRGYAYADCSLHGDVAVRSALHKLAGGETRPDIAQAERMLERYKPHRTMAAAYLWASLSEQAG
- a CDS encoding DMT family transporter, with product MNTVNMLRLVALAAIWGGSFLFMRIAAPVLGPAVLIEYRVLFAALFLAAVAWFLRGRASTAPLDLRTHWKHYLILGLMNSALPFLLFAFAARTLSASVLSVLNATAPMFGALVAFVWARQPVSGRSALGLLLGTLGVALLVGFDHTSDLPGAGVAVAAALAAALCYSVASQYAKSAKAVPPFANAHGSMWAAALWVLPALPFFPQPGQATPGIMAAVLALGILCSGIAYILYFKLIEEVGTTSALTVTFLNPVFGILWGAIFLHEVVGWHTLLGSAIVLLGTALVTGFTPSFLRAPAAAARGK
- a CDS encoding XdhC family protein — translated: MDSIDLEVLKTSAAWLASGRRCQLVTVIKTWGSSPRPIGATLAVCEDGQVVGSVSGGCIEDDLIDKVRRNGIELSRPEIVSYGISADEAHRFGLPCGGTIELAIEPLSPASRIDELLARLAAGELVERGVDLDSGAVSLERAAASAVQRVEGRVLRTIHGPRWRLYIIGAGPLSRFLAQVAAGMDYRVTVCDPREEYRSGWNIPGVELVHAMPDDLVIEARLDARSAVVALTHDPKLDDLALMEALKSEAFYVGAIGSRLNNQKRRERLKLFDLNEEQLARLHGPIGLYIGSKTPSEIAISIMAEMTAVKNGVPTAMLVPHAAAIEAASTEVCARAA
- a CDS encoding M48 family metallopeptidase; this encodes MIRIHRLPALTRPVALALATAAFLSACSTPGPTQYPSQPGVLAPEPGKPELTPQMAAAADTLTKMATLQDRLYRVAAPLLIDNAELCTRHARNLLGFTAKNRYAYPGTYNEAAHVVFGMGERLQVTNVLAGSGAAKAGLRQGDGLVAAGGKPLPEGPSALSQAGAVFGPIMAKQATLPLTIERNGSNRDLNIPVTRACAFAIELGNADNVNAYADGQRVMVTRGMMNFTQNDDELAYVLARTMAHNMLGHAASQRNAATIASIVDNLMRITPDTSMLIGSGGIKAMPGEADAAADRLAMYLLARADYRIEGVNGFWKRLASTYPATVLNGYTANHPGLAARSAAVDKALAEIRTKRSGNKPLVP
- the dut gene encoding dUTP diphosphatase yields the protein MKTIDLKILDSRMRELLPAYGTPGSAGLDLRACIDAPLVIEPGQTVLVPTGLAIHIGDPGYAAMILPRSGLGHKNGIVLGNLVGLIDSDYQGQLMVSTWNRSHSVFTLQPMDRLAQLVVVPVLQVGFNVVEEFASSDRGANGFGSTGKQ
- the coaBC gene encoding bifunctional phosphopantothenoylcysteine decarboxylase/phosphopantothenate--cysteine ligase CoaBC, whose translation is MDLKGKKIVLGLTGGVACYKSAELCRALVKQGASVQVVMTEAATHFIGAVTMQALSGNTVYTDQWDPRVANNMAHIDLTRGADAVLVSPCSADFIRKLAHGACDDLLSTLCVARPSRVPLLVAPAMNVEMWDNPATQRNVAQLRADGVHLLGPAVGSQACGETGYGRMLEPAELVEELIASFQHKVLAGRRVLITAGPTFEPIDPVRGITNLSSGKMGYAVARAAREAGAEVTLVSGPTSLATPHGVRRIDVLTAQQMHDAVMANVSGQHVFVGVAAVADWRVANASDHKLKKAADGAPPQLEFVQNADILASVASTTSLSGWPYCVGFAAESENLMEYGAAKRERKGIPLLVGNIGPQTFGQDENTIILFDESGHTVLERADKLTLARQLVSEIAKRLERRSLLT
- the lspA gene encoding signal peptidase II encodes the protein MATKKKPAISGVTKAASKSGGGMLPWLGLALILVLLDQVTKITVERTFSYGETLPITSFFNLILVYNPGAAFSFLGDAGGWQRYLFTGIAVAAVAYILYLLKRHPGQRLFCFSLALIMGGAIGNVIDRLAYGHVIDFLDFYWKGVGHFPAFNIADIGISVGAFLFIVDELRRVNKS
- the ileS gene encoding isoleucine--tRNA ligase — its product is MSDSKQSQGGPKAGAKKPESKYPVNMTDTPFPMRGDLAKREPGWVKQWQEKKIYQRIRKAAAGRPRFVLHDGPPYANGDIHLGHAVNKILKDMVVKSRTIAGFDAPYVPGWDCHGMPIEIQIEKQYGKNLPTAEVLQKARAYALEQIDRQRAGFIRLGVLGEWDNPYLTMAYSNEADELRALGKMLDKGYVYRGLKPVNWCFDCGSALAEAEVEYQDKRDPAIDVGFPFAEPAKVAAAFGLAQLPTDTGFIVIWTTTPWTIPSNQALNVNPEVSYALVQAERDGQPLLLILAQDLVESCLQRYKLDGQVIATTLGDKLGGLRFKHPLHAQDAFYDRSSPVYLADYVTTESGTGVVHSAPAYGLEDFQSCKAHGMKDDEILKPVMGDGRFALTLPLFGGMNIWEASKPICDALRGAGALFELKMFEHSYMHCWRHKTPIVYRATSQWFAGMDVTPKDGGPTLRQTALAGIEQTRFFPEWGQARLHGMIANRPDWTLSRQRQWGVPMAFFVHKETGELHPRTGELLEQVAQLIEKEGIDAWQKLDPATLLGEDAAHYEKNKDTLDVWFDSGTTHQTVLRGSHKEQSHFPADLYLEGSDQHRGWFHSSLLTSSMLNGRPPYKALLTHGFTVDEQGKKMSKSLGNTLAPQKISDTLGADILRLWVASTDYTGELSIGDEILKRVTESYRRIRNTLRFLLANTSDFDPAKDAVPVSELLEIDRYAIAAMAQMQAEVAASFERYEFHPVVARLQNYCSEDLGGFYLDILKDRLYTTGVTSHARRSAQTALWHIAHALLRVMAPILSFTAEEAWAVFAGEQAYRESDETIFTQTLWTFPALPDGEALLAKYAALREVRTEVTKQLEEVRASGAIGSSLQAELTIKAAGEKYRLLSSLDDDLKFVFITSQARVEQVAGEAEEAVLVSPSEAQKCERCWHYRRDVGHDHAHPGLCGRCTSNLFGGGEARRYA